A genomic stretch from Diprion similis isolate iyDipSimi1 chromosome 1, iyDipSimi1.1, whole genome shotgun sequence includes:
- the LOC124416273 gene encoding NAD-dependent protein deacetylase sirtuin-1, with protein MASHSELLEYSSPAKRRKIDCNGHGTSQGSERDFGDCKASHGTVDNDLEETLGGDSGFTELSNGTKSAPTTPDTNLVPTPSRTDSISEDTGYPPDTANEKDDISSTVSNLSELSGLSELSGEAEDGPQWRPVSSWVQKQMLTGADPRDLLHHLLMDSTQIPEQVDDLTLWKIILNMMSEPPRRQKLRHINTLNDVVRLIKSSRKIIVLTGAGVSVSCGIPDFRSRDGVYSRLAQDFPNLPDPQAMFDINYFAQDPRPFFKFAREIYPGQFKPSPCHRFIKMLDKYKKLLRNYSQNIDTLEQVAGIENVIECHGSFATASCTRCKYQVRADDIREEIFAQKIPMCPKCKANTLPSITEMDPNDNYRDLVNQGIMKPDIVFFGEGLPDVFHDAMAKDKDDCDLLIVIGSSLKVRPVALIPSSIPSHVPQILINREPLPHLKFDVELLGDGDVIINQLCHLMGDNYSEVCWQNNLLKEATQLLPSRYTADDSWEQSQDTTTNHEFSQDSVELNLKSHQVSTESQDSLMINANTTPKHSENTDICISPFHAGHMENAEGFTLLGESPKRRLGDSSVESSPKRMNFGNNSSSELIDSSLQLLDSIDSSRELASRNDRLISVESTSENNGQILNLEECHVVPRLLNSSSSSTNESTTESPVTTVTSTPSTINNLSVSTDCDIVDTERINSKARHVSIDSAMDSGMGDSCNSVDSSEEKVVIDSNEEENTKRNDFERRCWQAKVRESLAARLPDNSYYQATAGRYIFPGAEVYSDPEDYDHCSLSANSDSSESDSDSTSDDEEETCADEEFSEGADIDGEGEGEEVDWASIPSKELQR; from the exons ATGGCGTCTCATTCGGAGCTGCTAGAATATTCGTCTCCAGCTAAACGTCGGAAGATTGACTGCAACGGTCACGGAACTTCTCAAGGGTCGGAACGCGATTTCGGTGATTGCAAAGCGTCGCACGGGACCGTCGACAACGATCTGGAAG AAACTTTGGGTGGTGACAGTGGATTTACAGAACTAAGCAACGGAACTAAATCTGCACCAACTACACCAGACACCAATCTTGTACCAACACCCTCTCGCACAGATTCCATAAGTGAAGATACCGGTTATCC ACCAGACACAGCAAATGAAAAGGACGACATATCGTCAACAGTATCGAACTTGTCCGAATTGTCAGGGCTTTCCGAGCTCTCTGGAGAGGCGGAAGACGGACCACAGTGGAGACCCGTTTCTTCTTGGGTCCAGAAACAAATGCTGACAGGAGCAGATCCTAGGGATCTCCTTCATCATCTTCTCATGGATTCCACACAGATACCCGAACAGGTTGATGACCTCACTCTGTGGAAG ATTATTTTGAACATGATGTCAGAGCCTCCTAGAAGACAAAAACTTCGACATATTAATACACTCAATGATGTTGTAAGGCTGATAAAATCAAGCCGAAAGATAATCGTATTGACCGGAGCAGGTGTGAGCGTGAGCTGTGGCATTCCCGACTTCAGAAGTAGAGATGGAGTTTACTCTAGGCTAGCACAAGATTTTCCTAATTTACCCGACCCACAA GCAATGTTCGATATAAATTACTTCGCACAGGATCCACGaccgtttttcaaattcgctCGCGAAATTTATCCTGGTCAATTTAAGCCCAGCCCCTGCCATAGGTTTATCAAGATGTTGGATAAGTACAAGAAGTTGCTTAGAAACTACTCGCAAAATATAGATACCCTAGAGCAGGTGGCAGGAATTGAGAATGTTATAGAATGTCACG GATCTTTTGCCACAGCATCCTGTACAAGATGTAAATATCAAGTTAGAGCAGATGACATAAGGGAAGAAATATTTGCCCAAAAAATTCCAATGTGTCCAAAATGCAAAGCCAATACTTTACCCTCCATCACAGAAATGGATCCGAATGATAATTACAGAG ATCTAGTCAACCAGGGGATAATGAAACCAGATATTGTATTCTTTGGAGAAGGACTTCCCGACGTATTTCACGACGCTATGGCTAAGGACAAAGATGACTGCGATTTATTAATTGTTATCGGATCGTCTTTAAAAGTAAGACCAGTAGCATTGATTCCATCTTCCATTCCGTCTCACGTACCACAGATTCTCATAAATCGAGAACCTCTTCCACATTTGAAGTTTGACGTAGAGCTACTAGGCGATGGAGATGTCATAATCAATCAGTTATGTCATTT AATGGGGGACAACTATAGTGAAGTTTGTTGGCAAAACAATCTTCTGAAAGAAGCTACGCAACTTTTACCATCTCGGTATACTGCTGACGATTCGTGGGAACAAAGTCAGGACACTACTACTAATCACGAATTTTCTCAAGACAGTGTTGAGCTCAATCTGAAATCGCATCAGGTGTCAACGGAAAGTCAAGACAGTCTCATGATCAATGCAAATACAACACCTAAGCACTCCGAAAACACAGATATCTGTATTTCCCCATTTCATGCCGGTCATATGGAAAACGCTGAGGGATTCACTTTGCTTGGCGAAAGTCCGAAACGACGATTGGGAGACTCCAGCGTTGAAAGTAGCCCGAAACGAATGAACTTTGGGAATAACTCAAGCTCAGAGTTAATTGATTCGTCTCTACAGTTGTTGGACAGTATCGATTCAAGCCGTGAGTTGGCCTCGCGTAATGATCGATTAATATCGGTAGAATCGACGTCAGAAAATAATGGACAGATTCTCAACTTAGAAGAGTGTCATGTTGTCCCAAGACTTCTCAACTCAAGCTCATCGAGTACAAATGAGTCCACTACCGAATCACCTGTCACAACGGTTACTTCCACTCCATCGACAATAAACAATTTGTCTGTTTCGACTGATTGTGACATTGTAGATACAGAGAGAATAAATTCGAAGGCAAGACATGTTTCTATTGACTCAGCGATGGATTCTGGGATGGGAGACAGTTGTAATAGTGTGGACAGTTCCGAAGAAAAAGTGGTAATTGATTctaacgaagaagaaaatacgAAAAGGAATGATTTCGAGAGGCGTTGTTGGCAAGCCAAAGTTAGAGAGAGTCTCGCGGCACGGTTACCAG ATAACTCCTACTACCAAGCTACAGCTGGTAGGTACATTTTCCCTGGTGCTGAGGTCTATTCTGATCCAGAGGACTATGATCATTGTTCCCTTTCGGCAAATTCTGACAGTTCAGAAAGTGATAGCGACTCAACTTCTGACGATGAAGAAGAGACTT GTGCAGATGAGGAATTCTCTGAAGGTGCGGATATTGACGGAGAAGGTGAAGGGGAGGAGGTTGACTGGGCAAGTATTCCTTCAAAAGAACTTCAACGCTAG